In Streptomyces qaidamensis, one DNA window encodes the following:
- a CDS encoding sugar phosphate isomerase/epimerase family protein, which produces MKIGLNTDSVGQLTLDETLDLAAELGLEHVEFATGAWSTAPHIDIDRLLDSDGARRELLAKLADRGLTISALTCSGNPLHPGPSGREHDQVARRTIALAPLLGVDRVVMMSGLPGGPGDANPNWITVSWPPETTQILDWQWTEVILPYWRDLVAHSRDRGVPKLALEMHAHQAVYNVPTLLRLREEVGPVVGANFDPSHLMWMGADPLAAIEALGEAIYHVHAKDTRLEPSRQALTSRLETLPVMAAEERSWNYVTLGYGHDDAFWRAFCLALRRAGYDDVLSIEHEDVLVAPVEGVTKTVDLLRRVILRDPSSYKPQEI; this is translated from the coding sequence ATGAAAATCGGTCTGAACACCGACAGCGTCGGGCAGCTCACGCTCGACGAGACCCTGGACCTGGCCGCCGAACTCGGCTTGGAACACGTGGAGTTCGCCACCGGAGCCTGGTCCACCGCCCCGCACATCGACATCGACCGGCTTCTCGACAGCGACGGCGCGCGTCGCGAACTGCTGGCCAAGCTCGCCGACCGAGGGCTCACGATCAGCGCCCTCACCTGCTCAGGCAATCCCCTGCACCCCGGGCCCAGCGGCCGCGAGCACGACCAGGTCGCGCGCAGGACGATCGCTCTCGCCCCGCTCCTCGGCGTCGACCGCGTGGTGATGATGTCCGGGCTGCCGGGCGGGCCGGGCGACGCCAACCCCAACTGGATCACGGTCTCCTGGCCGCCGGAGACCACACAGATCCTCGACTGGCAATGGACCGAGGTCATACTCCCCTACTGGCGAGACCTCGTCGCCCACTCCCGTGACCGGGGTGTACCCAAGCTCGCTCTGGAGATGCACGCCCACCAGGCGGTCTACAACGTCCCCACTCTCCTGCGCCTGCGGGAGGAGGTCGGGCCCGTGGTCGGGGCCAACTTCGACCCCAGTCACCTGATGTGGATGGGCGCCGACCCGCTCGCCGCGATCGAGGCCCTGGGCGAGGCGATCTACCACGTACACGCCAAGGACACCCGGCTGGAACCCTCCCGCCAGGCCCTGACCAGCAGGCTGGAGACGCTGCCGGTCATGGCCGCCGAGGAACGCTCCTGGAACTACGTCACCCTCGGCTACGGCCACGACGACGCGTTCTGGCGCGCCTTCTGCCTCGCCCTGCGCCGAGCCGGCTACGACGACGTCCTGAGCATCGAGCACGAGGACGTTCTTGTGGCCCCCGTCGAGGGCGTCACCAAAACCGTCGACCTGCTGCGCCGCGTCATCCTGCGCGACCCCAGCTCCTACAAGCCCCAGGAGATCTGA
- a CDS encoding Gfo/Idh/MocA family protein, giving the protein MTYRTSLGVAVIGAGRMGADHVRRISEVTSGAHVAAVVDVDTDRAKTVAADVEGCAAYGDVAEAMASPDVDAVLLASPGIAHEAALLTAFEHDLPVLCEKPLTPDAASALRVLEAEQRLGHRRVQVGFMRRYDHEYIKLKALLDSGELGRPLMLHNRHRNPSCPPDFTSAMLINDSVTHEMDITRWLLGQEITSVTVLRPRPSGNAPEGLADPQFVVFETDGGSLVDVEIYVNARYGYQVQAEAVCEHGTARIGDRHDMLVSTGGRWGGTVTPGFVERFEEAYDREVQAWIDATRRGEVTGPSAWDGYAVAAVCEAGIRAQTEGRRVEVELADRPALYI; this is encoded by the coding sequence ATGACCTACCGCACCTCCCTCGGAGTCGCCGTGATCGGCGCCGGCCGCATGGGAGCCGATCACGTACGCCGGATCAGCGAGGTGACCAGCGGCGCCCATGTGGCCGCCGTCGTCGACGTCGACACCGACCGCGCCAAGACGGTCGCCGCCGACGTCGAAGGATGCGCGGCCTACGGCGACGTCGCCGAAGCGATGGCCTCGCCCGACGTCGACGCGGTGCTGCTCGCCTCCCCGGGCATCGCACACGAGGCGGCACTGCTCACCGCGTTCGAGCACGACCTGCCCGTCCTGTGCGAGAAGCCCCTCACCCCCGACGCCGCCTCCGCCCTGCGCGTGCTGGAGGCCGAGCAGCGGCTCGGGCACCGCCGGGTGCAGGTGGGCTTCATGCGCCGTTACGACCACGAGTACATCAAGCTCAAAGCGCTGCTGGACAGCGGGGAGCTGGGCCGGCCGCTGATGCTGCACAACCGGCACCGCAACCCGTCCTGCCCGCCGGACTTCACCAGCGCCATGCTCATCAACGACTCCGTGACCCACGAGATGGACATCACCCGCTGGCTGCTCGGCCAGGAGATCACGTCCGTCACGGTGCTGCGGCCGCGGCCCTCCGGCAACGCGCCCGAAGGGCTGGCCGATCCGCAGTTCGTCGTCTTCGAAACCGACGGCGGCTCCCTGGTCGACGTCGAGATCTACGTCAACGCCCGCTACGGCTACCAGGTCCAGGCCGAGGCGGTGTGCGAGCACGGCACCGCCCGCATCGGCGACCGGCACGACATGCTCGTCAGCACCGGCGGACGCTGGGGCGGCACGGTCACCCCCGGCTTCGTCGAGCGGTTCGAGGAAGCGTACGACCGCGAGGTCCAGGCATGGATCGACGCCACCCGGCGCGGCGAGGTCACCGGCCCCAGCGCCTGGGACGGCTACGCCGTGGCCGCGGTCTGCGAGGCGGGCATCCGCGCCCAGACCGAGGGCCGCCGCGTCGAGGTGGAACTCGCCGACCGCCCAGCCCTCTACATCTGA